One region of Skermanella mucosa genomic DNA includes:
- a CDS encoding septal ring lytic transglycosylase RlpA family protein produces MTKFRNFHNWNKSHIQLFMNQHQLRPERLMTCKKTLTATALAIAICLPFSFDTAHSTGKPGADFRQVGTASWYGPGLHGKKTASGARFDQNKLTAAHRSLPLNTVVKVTNLENGKAVKVKVNDRGPFAKKRVIDLSRAAARKLDMTDDGTARVRIEVAEYPESDQTASSN; encoded by the coding sequence GTGACAAAGTTCCGCAATTTCCATAATTGGAACAAATCGCACATCCAACTGTTTATGAATCAGCATCAACTACGGCCGGAACGACTGATGACCTGCAAGAAAACCCTGACTGCCACCGCTTTGGCGATTGCCATCTGCCTGCCGTTTTCTTTCGATACTGCCCACTCCACTGGAAAGCCCGGTGCCGATTTCAGGCAGGTCGGGACCGCGTCCTGGTACGGCCCCGGCCTGCACGGCAAGAAGACCGCGAGCGGCGCACGGTTCGACCAGAACAAGCTGACGGCGGCGCACCGCTCGCTGCCCCTGAACACCGTGGTCAAGGTGACCAACCTGGAGAACGGCAAGGCCGTCAAGGTCAAGGTCAACGACCGCGGTCCTTTTGCCAAGAAGCGGGTCATCGACCTGTCGCGGGCCGCCGCCCGCAAGCTCGACATGACCGATGACGGCACTGCCCGCGTCCGGATCGAAGTCGCCGAATATCCCGAATCCGACCAGACCGCCTCGTCCAACTGA